The nucleotide window GAGAATTAYGACTATATTTTGGGTTCATATACKCCATGTTATACSCAAAGTTTTCTTCTAAATGTAGTTCTTTTTGAGACTATCTATCAAGAGATAGATAGAAGGATTCGAAACTACAATTTTTTGTTTTACAAAGACGAGTCTTTAGCAGAGATTAATGATGCAATAAGTAAAGCATCTTTGCAATTTAATTTACTTACCAAAAGCAATAAAGATAATAGTTCTGGTATGTTCACAAAGTTGTTTAGACGCAATTCTGATGATGGTAGTGTTGATAATAGTGGTGATGAGAGTGTAAAGAAGGGTACCAATATCTTGAATGCACTAAACAATGATTTGTCCCTCGAACTTGAGAGACTAAAATCCAAYTTGAATAATGATGGGATATTYTATTCTGGAAGTGAGTCTGCACATTTAGAAGTTATGAAATATGAACTTACTTTTTTGAAAGATACTTTAGAACTTGTAAAAGCAAAAATAGGAGCAGATACTAAAGAAC belongs to Borrelia hispanica CRI and includes:
- a CDS encoding anti-CBASS protein Acb1 family protein gives rise to the protein GIEDTLDNLKVELKEALLNCIISYRFNGVGYILVKTAGDDNLDLEINSELPIGFVYLDFSCVRDRGSKSSYVIYSFKEEDDEGVLVRKEVKIHKSRLIIYENYDYILGSYTPCYTQSFLLNVVLFETIYQEIDRRIRNYNFLFYKDESLAEINDAISKASLQFNLLTKSNKDNSSGMFTKLFRRNSDDGSVDNSGDESVKKGTNILNALNNDLSLELERLKSNLNNDGIFYSGSESAHLEVMKYELTFLKDTLELVKAKIGADTKEPLTRSFNEQTKGLGNDGKGDRSNYYDFLKGVQERIEIAVNQKLNQYFGLDMR